Proteins encoded together in one Triticum dicoccoides isolate Atlit2015 ecotype Zavitan chromosome 7B, WEW_v2.0, whole genome shotgun sequence window:
- the LOC119340087 gene encoding probable E3 ubiquitin-protein ligase ATL44, translating to MRAPASLLQRTALAAAGTGQTSSSSSSSLPQQQEQTAPVMAVNSDMVVILASLLCALVCVLGLALVSRCACRRRRSASSSNTSPPPPKGLKKKAIDALPTVSFAATASPTPAACSSSECAICLADFTEGEGLRVLPRCGHHFHVGCVDAWLRTCATCPSCRAPIIVSAPVQPPATPTVVVVVAANNRCGRCGEVAAPAGGEDCTVLP from the coding sequence GCGAGCCTCCTGCAGCGGACCGCCCTCGCGGCAGCCGGCACCGGCcagacatcgtcgtcgtcgtcgtcgtcactaCCTCAGCAGCAGGAGCAGACGGCGCCCGTGATGGCGGTGAACTCGGACATGGTGGTCATCCTGGCGTCGCTCCTGTGCGCGCTAGTCTGCGTCCTTGGCCTCGCCCTCGTCTCCCGGTGCGCATGCCGGCGACGCCGCTCCGCCTCATCCTCCAACACTTCCCCTCCTCCGCCCAAGGGCCTCAAGAAGAAGGCCATCGACGCGCTTCCTACCGTCTCCTTCGCCGCCACCGCTTCTCCGACGCCAGCGGCTTGCTCATCCTCTGAGTGCGCGATCTGCCTGGCAGATTTCACGGAAGGGGAGGGCCTGCGGGTGCTCCCGAGGTGCGGCCACCACTTCCATGTTGGATGCGTCGATGCCTGGCTCCGGACCTGCGCCACATGCCCCTCCTGCCGTGCACCCATCATCGTTTCCGCGCCCGTGCAGCCGCCCGCGACACCCACGGTGGTGGTTGTAGTGGCGGCAAACAACAGGTGCGGGAGGTGCGGCGAGGTGGCGGCACCGGCTGGTGGTGAAGATTGCACGGTCTtgccttaa